The genomic window TGAAATTAAGGAATGTAAAGCCTCTAAACAAAGAGAAAAACTTGATATTTTAGAATTAAAAATGTCTGAATTAATTGATGAAAAAGAAGAAAAAATTATTAAGTACCACACAAATCTTAGAGAAGAATACCTTAAAAAATATTTATTGGCGATTGGATAAAATAATATTAAATTATCTAATAGTTGTATTTTTGTATAAATAATAATAAAAGATTGAGTATCAGCTCAATCTTTTAATTTGTTCACTTTTTAAAATTATCAAAAAAAATTCTACACATTAATAAATTGTGTAGAATTTGTTTAGATATGTATATTAATTAATAATATATTGGTGCATAAGTTTTTAGATCAATATAGATTAGATATTTTTTATTACTTATTAATTTAAATTGTTAATATTTGCGTTATTTAGATTAATATTTGGCTGTTTAATTTTTTCTAATTCTAAGTGGCCATCGATATTTATCTTATTTCTTTTTTTTATATTTTCTTCTTCCATTAGTCTAATTTCCTCATTAAGAGAATTTATCGCGCTCTCAACTTCTATTTTTTTATCACGTATTTTTCTTTCATGAACAATATCATCTCAATATCCGGCGTCCATATTTTCTACCATTAGCATAAATACAACCATTGTAAAATTTATTGTTTGGTCCATCATTTTATTTATATAATTTATCTCAATATCTTTTAATTTTGCTTTAGATGCAGATTGTATTATTTTTATGTTGTTTTTTATCTTAGTGGCAAACTCAATACCAAAGTTTTTTTCTATTAATCCCCAAGAATAGTCAATAAATTTAATTATTTCGTTAAAATGTATTAGTTTATTATCCAAATCTTCACTATCTGTAGTTTTATAGGCTTCAAATACTACATTCATTTCATCTGCGTAGTTATATTTATTTAAAATAATTGTTGCTGGTTTAGACGGTGATTGAAACAATCGATAAACATCTTTGTTTTTATTTATTGCATATTTTTTAAGGTCATAATTTAGAGCTTTTATATATTTTTCTATTCTAATTGGCAATATATAAACATCATAGGCAATATAACTTGAGTATTTCCATTTTCTCAATACTATCTGATAAACAATATTGTATACCAATTCTAGAACGGTAAGATCTAAAACGCTTGTATTTTTATCTTTCAATTCTAATTTATTTATTTTTAGAAGCTGATTAAACTCATAGTTATAATATTCAAGAGATAACATATTAAAATATGTTTCTACGGCTGCGTTGCTTAAAAGTGCGGTGATTGAAAATTCTATTTCTGGCCCGATAGTCTTAAGTATTGATATATTTGGTGGATTATAATCAAGAATTGATTTATATTTTTTTGTCAAAATTTCATTTGCCATTTTTTAACCTCCATATATAAGTATATTATACCATAAAATTGATTTTTTTAGGGCTTTTTGGCACAGGCGAAGGATACAATAGTAAATAATAATAATAAACTAAATATATTTATATAATATTTTAAATAAATCACTTAATTGTTGTTATGAGATAATGTTTATTTCTGGGTAATATTGTTATTAACAATGTATAATATTATTTAGGAAGTAAATTTGATAAAAATATATTGTTTTAATAAGAATAATGATGTACATGATGATGCTTATAATTTCTATTTAAAAAAAATAGAGAAATTCGTAAAAATCGATGTAGTTTTTATTGAAGAATCAGTATTTGATAATATACAGAAAAGTAAGAAAAATAATTCAAAAATTATGGAAGATAGACTTGATAAATTAAAAAATACAAAAATATTTTTATTAGATATTTGAAGTGATATTGTAGATACCATACAGTTTTCAAAAATTATTGTAAAACATGTAATTGAAATATCAGAAGATATTTGTTTTGTAATTGGACCAAGTGATGGTTTTTCAAATGATTTTAAAAAAAAGTATCTAAATAAGATTTCATTTGGAAGAATTACATTAACACATGTTATATGTAGAGTTATTCTCTTAGAACAAATTTATCGGAGTTTTAAAATTATTAATAATCATAAATATCATAAATAGCGGGTGGAAAATGATGGAAGAAAAAAAAGCAGTTTTTAATTGATTTCCCGGGCATATGAATAAGAGTATAAAAGATATTGAAAGGCAAATATCTGTGGTTGATTTAGTTGTTTATATAATAGATGCTAGAGCACCATTATCTACTCAAAATTTCTTATTTAAAAATATTTTAAAGTCTAAAAAAATAATATATTTATTTGCAAAATCAGATATTTCAGATATGTTAGTTACAAACAAATGGTTAGATTATTTTAATATGAATTTTAAAATTGCAATGTTAATTGAAAAAAATTGTAATAAAAATAAGTCAAATTTAATCAAATTTATAAACCATAATTTAACTGAAGTATTTAAAAAACAAAGAAGCCGTGGTTATGAAAAAATAAATTCAAATGTTTTAGTGATAGGTATTCCAAACGTGGGTAAATCAACGTTTATAAATAGTTTGTCTACACAAAAAAAGGTTAATGCTGCAAATAAACCCGGAGTAACAAGAGGGTTACAGAGAATAGTATTAACACCGGAAATAACTTTGATCGATAGTCCAGGGATTTCGCCATCTAAATTTGAAACAAAAGAAAAGGCAATTATATGTGCTGCAAGTAATTGTTTAAGAATATTTGACACATATAAAAATGAGGTTGCTGCCTCAATATTGGATTTACTATTAAAAGATTATAAATGCATAATTGAAGATGCATTTAAAATAAAACTTAATAATTATTATGAATACAATGAAGAATACATATATAATATTTTTGAGGAGTTGTCAATACTATATTCAGGTGAGAAAAATAATATTGATTTAGGAGTTGAGATATTTTTAAATAAATTATTAAATTATAAGATTACAAATATATCATTTGAAAGGCCAAAAAATGAGTAGTGATTTTTTGAGATTTAAATTTGATGAGGAAATTAGACAAAAATACGGGGTAAGATTATTATCTGGTAGTGATGAAGTAGGGAGAGGGGCAATGGCGGGCCCTATTGTTGTAGCCTCTGTTGTTTTAGATCCAAATTGAAAAAATAAAAAAATAAAAGATTCAAAACTTTTATCATTCAAACAAAGAGAAGAATTATTTCAATTAATAAAAGATAATTGTCTTTCTTATTCAATAAAAGAATATGATAATAATATAGTAGATAAATATAATCCAAAAAAGACAAGTATTATGGGAATAATTGATACAATTTATTTGTTAGATATTAAGCCTGATATGTGCTTAATCGATGCTGAAAAGGTACAATTAGGAAATAGTTACACATCATTGTCAATAATAAAAGGAGATGATAAAAGTCAATCAATTGCATGTGCAAGTATTTTAGCGAAAGTTTATCGCGACAGAATTCTTATCGCCTATAAAGATAAATATAAAGATTATGGATTTGAAAATCACAAAGGATATTGTACAAAAGAACATATCACAAATGTAAAAAAATATGGTGTATTACCGATTCATCGTAAAACATATAAACCTATTAGAGAATTATTGGAGGTAAATCATGAGCATTAAGAATAATAAACAATATAAAGATTGAATTGAAAATGTAAATGTCGATGAAGAGTTAAAGAATGAACTTAAAAATATGAATCAAAATGAAATTAAATTTGCTTTTGAAAATAAATTAACTTTTGGAACAGCTGGAATTCGTGGAATTCTTGGGGTTGGGCCCGGTAAATTTAATATTTTCACAATTAGGTCTGTTACAAGAGCTTATGCTAGACTAATAAGAAATAAATTTAAGGACTGCACAAGAAAGATAGTCATTGGCCACGACAATCGTCATAAATCAAAAGAATTTGCAATGGAAGCTGCTAAAATTCTATCAAGTTATGATATTAATGTTCTTCTATTTAAGGATAATGAGATGAGACCAACCCCAGTTGTATCTTTTCTAACATCAAAGTTACAATGTTCAGGTGGGATTGTAATTACTGCAAGTCATAACCCAAAGGAATATAATGGTTATAAAATTTACGATGAATTTGGATGCCAATTAGTTGATGAGGAAACACAATTAATCTCTGAATATATGGAAAAATATGATGACATTTTAAATTGAAAATATATTGAGAACAATGATAAAATAAAATATGTATGTGAAAAAGATGAAGATTATTATAATAATATTATTTCTGATCTACAGTTTTTTAAAAATGATAAGAAAAATTTAACTGTAATTTACTCTGCTGTAAATGGAACAGGAACAAAATATGTGCCAAAATTTTTAAGCCAATCAAATTTTAATGTTATAGAAGTAAAAGAACATGCTTACGAGGACCCAGATTTTATAAATGTAGGAAATCCAAATCCTGAGTTTGAGAAGGCGTGAGAAATACCCTTAATATATGCTAAAAAAAATAAGGATGCTGATATAATTGTAATAACAGATCCAGATGCTGATCGATTAGGGGTTGCTGTAAAACACGATGGAAAATGACACCGATTGAACGGAAATGAAACTGGTCCACTATTAATTGAATGAAGGTTAAAAAATTTAAAAGAAAGAAATTTATTACCAAAAAATCCAGCCTTATATTCTAGTTTTGTCACATCTAATTTAG from Spiroplasma endosymbiont of Aspidapion aeneum includes these protein-coding regions:
- a CDS encoding 23S rRNA (pseudouridine(1915)-N(3))-methyltransferase RlmH, whose amino-acid sequence is MIKIYCFNKNNDVHDDAYNFYLKKIEKFVKIDVVFIEESVFDNIQKSKKNNSKIMEDRLDKLKNTKIFLLDIWSDIVDTIQFSKIIVKHVIEISEDICFVIGPSDGFSNDFKKKYLNKISFGRITLTHVICRVILLEQIYRSFKIINNHKYHK
- a CDS encoding phospho-sugar mutase gives rise to the protein MSIKNNKQYKDWIENVNVDEELKNELKNMNQNEIKFAFENKLTFGTAGIRGILGVGPGKFNIFTIRSVTRAYARLIRNKFKDCTRKIVIGHDNRHKSKEFAMEAAKILSSYDINVLLFKDNEMRPTPVVSFLTSKLQCSGGIVITASHNPKEYNGYKIYDEFGCQLVDEETQLISEYMEKYDDILNWKYIENNDKIKYVCEKDEDYYNNIISDLQFFKNDKKNLTVIYSAVNGTGTKYVPKFLSQSNFNVIEVKEHAYEDPDFINVGNPNPEFEKAWEIPLIYAKKNKDADIIVITDPDADRLGVAVKHDGKWHRLNGNETGPLLIEWRLKNLKERNLLPKNPALYSSFVTSNLGDRVANEKYGVKIIKTLTGFKWMASEILKEEQRDLNFVFAYEESFGYVIDKSTKDKDGIQAAMAICEAAWYYKVKENKTLIDKLDDLYKEFGYYYTKTINLNFKPEELKLKIEPIIEKMRNEQFGDIDGIDISFIEDYKEGLFNMPSQNLLKFYFVDNSWFAIRPSGTEPKVKIYFVCVDSSMERAKQKFKSFSDFLSKFISVKF
- the ylqF gene encoding ribosome biogenesis GTPase YlqF translates to MEEKKAVFNWFPGHMNKSIKDIERQISVVDLVVYIIDARAPLSTQNFLFKNILKSKKIIYLFAKSDISDMLVTNKWLDYFNMNFKIAMLIEKNCNKNKSNLIKFINHNLTEVFKKQRSRGYEKINSNVLVIGIPNVGKSTFINSLSTQKKVNAANKPGVTRGLQRIVLTPEITLIDSPGISPSKFETKEKAIICAASNCLRIFDTYKNEVAASILDLLLKDYKCIIEDAFKIKLNNYYEYNEEYIYNIFEELSILYSGEKNNIDLGVEIFLNKLLNYKITNISFERPKNE
- a CDS encoding ribonuclease HII, which translates into the protein MSSDFLRFKFDEEIRQKYGVRLLSGSDEVGRGAMAGPIVVASVVLDPNWKNKKIKDSKLLSFKQREELFQLIKDNCLSYSIKEYDNNIVDKYNPKKTSIMGIIDTIYLLDIKPDMCLIDAEKVQLGNSYTSLSIIKGDDKSQSIACASILAKVYRDRILIAYKDKYKDYGFENHKGYCTKEHITNVKKYGVLPIHRKTYKPIRELLEVNHEH